The Phragmites australis chromosome 1, lpPhrAust1.1, whole genome shotgun sequence genomic interval acattcaaattcgtGTCGATCAAAATTAATTAGAGATTATTCAATTGAGTAATTGAATTATAAttttgagttggattggaagatcgattttcatggattgatttggattaggaaattacCGAATGGAATTGAAACgaattcaaatttgagagaTGTTTAAATTAaatcgccacacaaagaaccatacgAACCAGCCCTACTTCCTGAGCCACGACCCACGAGGACGTAAAGCACATGAAGCACAACAACGACgaccatcacctgcacaacatatAGCTCCTAGAAAGTGAGAGGTCGTCGGTGAAGGACTCATCCAAATGCAATGGGTCAGCAGCATCAGTGTGAGAGGACAAGAATACATAAGTATATAGTAGTATTAAGCATGTAACTATAGAtgttttttttaccttcttttttgattttatctttttgTGCAGGCATGCGGAGAGACTACTATGGTAGGATTTAATTTACTGTGAGCATTTCATAATAATATGCTTCATTGTAGTAAGCTCAATTTTGTTCGTGAATGGGTCTTCCTTGGAATAATTCTGTCCAGTAATGGTGATGCATAAGGATCAAAAGTATTTGAGCTTTCTACATGAATAATGCTATTTTTGATCGATATCTTCCAGACTTGGACTTGGACCGCTGTAGTCGAACGGTCAGAAAGCGTACACAGAGCAAGCCCTCGCCTCAACAAACCACAAACATCTTCAGTTCAGAACTGGACGTGGGCCAAAATGACATGGGCACATCAAATGTTCAATTTCAGAGAGGTATTCCGAGGCTTAGAACCCATATCATATAGACCAGTAAGAAGATTTTCCGGTAGGAAATTCTACATTAGTACAGGGCATACAAGACCAAGGTCCCATGCATCACGCACACACATACACATTGTGCTACAAGTTACAGCTCGGGGGTGGGGAATTTGGGCGAGAAAAGCATTAGTAGCAGGGCCAAAGACATAACAACAGTGAAAAGAATCGAACTCCCCTCGAATTGCTCTAGACTTACTATGGTTGAACTAGCACTGCATTCTTTGGTTGTTAAGATCTCTAAGAGAAATATCGATCCTAAGGTGACCAATGTTCTTCAAACTGTTTGGATAAAAATCTTTGGGCTTCTTGATTTTGCTaaggaggaggagttggtcaaggagatCACTTCTCTTGTGGCAGAACCAGTGGTTGTTGATGACTTCAGTCTCTTGAAAGGTGGCCCAATTAGAGTAAAAGTGAATTTTAGAAATCCTCTGAAGATAAGAACTACTgtagagattttttttcaataaaatggGCAAAGATATTACATTTGTGGTGAAAACTTTTGGGGGTAAAAGACAGGAAGATGGGCCTTCCAAACCTGACCCCAAGGAACaggatgatgaagaggaagactaTGGCATGGATGACATGTCTTCAAATGAAGATAATAACCATAAAAGGGGAACAAAGGAGGAGGGAAATCCTGGCAAGAAGACTCATCCAAGGGGGGAAATGCAGCTAAAACTAGGAAGTGTAATTATTTGATGGTGACTGAGGTGACAAGTTCCTTGGAGGAGGTGACTCCCATTGCTGCTTTTGACCCCAAGGAGGGGGCTATTGTAGACTCTTCTGAATTCAAGAATTACCTAGAGGATGATAGAGTAGGTGTGGTTGGGAAGGATGATTCTGAAGGTAAGAACTTGGAGACCATGAATGAGCACCTGCATGATGGCCTATCCCTTGCTTTTTCACAAGGTAAGGTGTCAGCTGAGGTTAACTTCACAAGGTAAGGTGTCAGCTGAGGTTAACAACAATTCAGACCTCCAAAATCATCTGGAAGGGAATGATGATGTGGATTTATCCCTGAAGACTCTTTTCAATAAGGTGCACTTGGAATCCTTGGTTGGGCAGCAGCTTAATGATGTGCAGTTAGACCTTACTCAAGGTAATACATCAACTGAAGTCAAGGGGGGTTCAAAAGTTGATAAGATTTCTCAGACAGAAAGAATGGATGGTCAAATTTTGGTGCATAGCTTGGAAGGGCCTTACTTGTTGGATGCTGCCAAATGGCCATCTCTGGAATTCCAGGATAAACATGATGTGAATTTGGATGTGGATCACTCTGCTGTTGTATCTAAGGGTGGTCCTTTCAGATTACAAAAATATTCTTCTCAGAAAATAAGGAAGGTCATGGGTGATCTTGATGACGGTCTGGATGGTCTGGACCTTGAAACCAAGCCTATTGATGGTGGAAGGGGCAAGTCTAGGGGTGATAATGCTGACAATGATCAAGGGTGGTCTAAGCCTGAGATAAAAAAGGCTAGGAAAAAGGGCAAGCAACACCTTGTTGCCACTAGATTCAGTTCAAGAGTCCCTAGAGACGGTGTGCCTATCCAAGAGAAAGCTATGACGAGGATGAAGATTAAGAACTTAGAGAACAAAGGTAATCCCCCTTCCAATAACCCCTTTACTATTCTTAATAATACCCCAGATGAATATATATGTTCTGTTATGAATAAGTTAGATGTAGATGTAGATGATTCTAAGGGTATCATATCAGCTTTTAAAGCTGAAGAATTTGCTAGAGCTGTCATTACTGAAGCTAACTACAAAGCTTACCTTCAGTCTTTAGCTGACAAAGTTGTTAGGGATGAGGAACAACATTTGGCTGACTTGACCATGGAGGTCATTGATAACAGCAAGAGGGCGGTCTCTGACCATGACCTAGCTAGTGACACAAGGGGTGTCCCTCACATTTTAGATTCTATCAAATGAAATTCCTTTTCTGGAATGTTAGGGGGTTGGCCAAAAAAGCCAGAAGATGTCAGATTAAAGAATTGATTAAGCAAGATAATTTAGATGGTGTAGGGTTACAAGAAACTATGAAGTCTGATTTTGATAGCAAGGAGCTATCTCAATTGGTTAGTGGTGGTGATTTTCATTGGTTTTGGTTACCTTCTAGAGGTCTCTCGGGAGGGATTCTATTTGGCATCAAGGGTGATGTCTTGGAAATTGAAGATCACTGGATTGGGGAGTTCTGTATTCAAGTAACCTTGAGAGAAAGAAGATTAAATGTCATGGAGCTTGATAACTGTGTATGGGCCTGCTAATCATGATTTTTCTGCTGACTTTATTAAGGAGTTACATGTTATTTGTAATAGAGAGGTGTTGCCCCTAGCTTTTGGAGGAGACtttaatttggtcagatccatGGCGGATATCAACACAGGCCACATTTACAACAAGCTAGTGGAGTTGTTCAATGAGTTTATTGATCTTAGCCACCTCATTCAATTAAAGAGGTCAGGGGGAAGGTTCACTTGGACCAATAAACAAGATAATTTGGTCATGGTTAACTTGGACAGAGTGTTGGTCTCCTATGGGTGGGAGAGCATTTTTCCTTTGAGTAATGTGTATAGTCTAACCAGGGTGGGTTCAGACCATTCACCTATTGTTCTAGACTTAGGATTAAATAATTCTCCTAGACAGaggttctttttctttgagaaacAGTGGTTGTTGAATGATGGCTTTAAAGAGATGGTCTCACTAAAGTGGAGTGGGTGGAGAGAGAAAATGCATGAGCAAATCTATTCCTGGGATAAGTGACATGGGTGCCTAACTAAATCAAGACAATTTATGAAAGGATGGCAGTTAGCCCAGACTGGTGACAATAAGAAAAGGAGGATTGAGATCAAGGCTCTGTTATCTGATCTTGATCAGAAAGGTGACTATGCTTGCCTCAATGTGGAGGACTAGAAGCTCAGATATAGGTTGGAAGATAAAATGGAACACTTATATCTGATGGAGGAGATCTACTAGCAGCAAAGAGGGGGTCAGGACTGGATTCTGCAGGGTGATAATAATACTGGTTTTTTCATAGATGTGCCAATGGTAGAAGGAGGAAATGTATGATTAGCTCTTTGGAATATGAAAATGGCATGATCTCAAAGCAGACTGATCTGGAGAAGCATATTGTAGGTTTCTACAAAAATTTGTTTGGTTCTAATGCAGAAAATCAAATTCATATCAAAGGGAATTTCTAGAGTATGGACCATCAGGTCCAGTGTCAGGATAAAGAGTACCTGATCAAGGAAATCACTGAAGAGGAAGTGAAGGTTGTGGTGTTCAACATGAAAATGGATACTGGACCTGGTCCCAATGGGTTCGGGGTtgttttttaaagaaatttttGGGATGTGATTAAAGACGATCTTATGGATATGGTAAGAGATTTTTCATGCTGGGAACCTAGATCTCAAGAGATTGAACTATAGGGTTATTACCCTTCTTCCTAAGGTGAAAGATGCCATTAACATTAAACAATTTAGACCCATCTGTTTGCTGAATGTGGATTACAAGATTTTTACCAAACTGATGACTGACAGGCTCAATACTCTGGCTAATAGTCTTATTAAATAGCAGCAAACAGCTTTCATAAAAGGGAGGAACATCTTAGAGGGAGTAGTGATTCTGCATGAAGTGGTGCATGAACTTAAGCATGGGAAGAGACAGGGTGTCATCatgaaaattgattttaagaAGGCCTATGATAAAGTTAGATGAAACTTTTTGCATTAGGTGCTGGAGAGGAAAGGTTTCCCTCCCTTATGGGTTAAGTGGGTTATGCAATCTGTTTAAGGGCGGTAGGTTTGTATAAATGTGAATGGGCAAAGAAGTTCCTATTTCAAGACCTATCAATGGCTAAGACAAGGAGATCCTTTGTCACCATTGCTGTTTAATTTGGTGGCAGACATTCTTGGGGAGATGATTGAGAAGGTTGTGGATAAAAGTTTGATCTCTGGGGTGGTAAATCACCTTCTACCAAAAGGTGTATCGCACAttcaatatgcagatgacactatTATCATGATTGATGGTTGTGATCAGTCTATTCTGAATTTGAAGATCATTCTGTACTGTTTTGAGTGGCTGTCAGGTTTGAAGATCAACTACCATAAAAGTgaagtttttgtttttgggtTTGATCAGCAAGGTAAAGAAAGGATTGCTAATATGCTAAATTGCAAACTGGGTGTGTTTCCCTTCAGCTACTTGGGTGTTTCAATTTCTGATCATCTTTTGGGTGTCAGGGCTTTTGACCATATAAACCTAAAGCTGTATAATAAGCTTGCGCCTTGGAAAGGAAGATATATGTCTTCTGGGGGGAGATTAGTTCTAACTAATTCAAGCCTGAGTAGTATCCCTACACACAACATGGGTTTCTATCTTTTGCCTGCAGGGGTGCATAGAAAAATGGACTCTATTAGAGCCAACTTTTTCTGGCAGGGTGCTGATGAAAAGTTTAGATATCATATGATGAAATGGGAAGCAGTGTGAAGGCCTAAGGAGTATGGTGGGCTGGGTATTGCAAATACCAAGATCTTGAATAACTGTCTGCTAGTTAAATGGATTTGGAAGATTGTTAAAGACAGTAAAGAGACCTGGTGTTAGCTTCTCAAAGCCAAATATATGCTTGATGGTTCTTTCTTTACTTCAAAGAGAAGAGGGTCTTCTCAATTTTGGCAAGGGTTACATAAAGTGAAACACCTTTTCAAATGAGGGGCTTTTTATAGGGTTAATAAAGGAGACAAGGTTGCCTTTTGGAAAGATATATGGCTGGGAGAGACTCCTCTCCGTACATAGTTTCCTTATCTATACAGGTTATGTGCTAATCCTGAGGTGTTGGTGGAGGACTGTGGTGGGGAGAATCACTGGGATATCTTGTTTAGAAGGAACCTTAACCCTTGCGAACAAGTGAACTTACAAAAATTGTATGAGAAACTCCAAGAGGTTCATCTGAATGAGAGTGATGATGAAGTGTTTTGGGCCTTAGACAAATCCAGAAATTTCACAACTAGATCTTTATACAGATTCACCACCTTTGGTGGTGCTTTCAGTAAGGGGGCTGAGCTGATTTGGGGTACTAATCTTCCTCTGGAAATCAAGATCTTTTTATGGCAGGTTTATCATAATAAACTGCAATCTGCAGATGCCTTGAAGAACAGAGGATGGAAAGGAAATGTGAATTGTTCTCTGTGTGGTCTTCTGGAAACAACTGACCATATCCTTTTTAATTGCCCTTTAGCCTTTTTTGCCTGGTGTGGTCTCAGAGAATGCTTTGAGTGGCATTCTCAGGTGGTTTCTATGGGTGATTTTCTCTCCAATTGGCTTGACTTGCATTTTAAGGGTCCAAAAAATCTAGGTGTTTCCCTTTTTGCAGGATTTGCTTGGGCGGTCTGGAGAGTTCAAAATAAGATGGCTATAGAAAAGAAATTTCCTGCGCTCCCAATTGATGTCATCTTTTCCGGGATTTCATATTTGCAGAGATAGAGGATTCTTCTCAGTTTGGATGATAGGAAAAAGGTGGATGCTGCCATGTCTAGCATTATACAGTGGGCTTCTTCTTTCAAAAGGAATCAGGTGTTGATGTCTGATGTGGTGAAAGTTTAACTCCTGCTATGGTTGTCTCTGCATTTGACCTTACGTTGTTTGGTGCTACTTGCTCAGGGGCAAGCTGTAGATTAGCAGTGGGTTTATTTTGCGACCTGTTCCTTTGCTGTGCTGGTAGTTCTAGCTACCTTTTGTTTCGCTTTTCGCTCTTTTCCTGTACAACTCTATTAGCTTTCAATAGAAGCCGAGTGTTATCTCGTCTAAAAAAACTCCTCTCGAGTTGTGGAGAGTGGAGGCAGTGTTCCGCCGGTGTTCTACCCTCTGTACACGCCGGAGGGGTCAGCGTTTTGAACAATCCACGGGTGCTCAAGAACCTTGTGAAGCAGAAGCCGGTGCGCTGAGTCCTTTACGAGCATCTGCACACAAACATTTGGTGAGATCCAGCGAATGCCTATCTGAATTCTGAGCAACCATTTCTGGTCGACATTGAGACAGGTAAGACGGAAACCTCTTACCTGTGAAATCAGGTCCTTCGCGGCAGGAGAAACGAATGATTTCAATGGAAACTTCAGGTCAACTTTCACTATCCTGTACGTAAGTAAATAAGACAAGTTTCAAAAACAAAAGTTGCTTAGAAGTCACAAACGAGAAGGCTAATGATTCACAAACAAGTGGAACTGGTAGTTTTTTATCCATGAGGATACTAAACATATGCCTTGATCGATGTAATTTGTGGTAGAGTTTGTGCCTAGGATTGCTAGGGACCCGCTATGCGCCACGGGAGAACGAGTTGAGCTACCTCGGTACCTATGTCCTAGGTGGTGGGTCAAAGGGAGTACAACCAAACAGGAGGCAAGTGGATATTGACTAGCATGAGTTCACACATGCTGCAATGCACTTTATTGGTGGCTATGCCCATTTTGGCTTTGCACATATGTGGTTACTAGTTGAAGGAAAAACAGCTGACTAGCTGAGTGTGATTTGTTACGATATGATGACGGGAAAGGCTGAAGAATTCAGTTTTTGCGAGGGTTTTCTTGGGGCCTCACGTGCAGTAGTtttcagaaagaaaagaagcgCCTGACATGTAACAATCATATTTATTCTGTGTCCTGTATTCAGACGGGGACGTGTTCTGACTTATGACCACCAACAATAATATACGTACGTGGAAAAGCAGGAGCCTATGCATCCATTTGGGATTTTGGGTGGGAGGTtcataaaattcaaaaacacgACGAAAAACTCATTACGCCGTTGCCGGGGATCGAACCCGGGTCACCCGCGTGACAGGCGGGAATACTCACCACTATACTACAACGACTTTGTTGGCTCAGGTGTAAGATAACTTAAAGAGAGTCGTGTCATAATCAATGAAAAAGGTAGATCACCGATGAAGGACTTCACATAAACAATTTGCACCGGCCACTCCACCTTCAGCCCATGAGGAACAGGAGATCCGCTGCTTTCTTAAGCACTGAACAGATTAGATCATAGCAATTCAGAGTTAAATCATGTAGTTGAATTACGGATGCAAATCTGTTAGAACTTGTATCATGCTAATGTTCAGTCTCTACCTCATAGGACACTTCACTGTCTCGGCTTCAGATAAGAGCTCTCCTCCACTGACAATCAACAAGAAAGACTGTTCATGTTACAGGAAGGGAACATTAAATTGGCACAGCCAAGAAATCCCAGCAGTACACATCTTTTGCAGGCATACGGTTTTCAGTCGCTGGTTACATCAACATCTACAAAGCCTTTTTGGCATGGAGATCACCCTCCTGTGAACCTATCAGTTGGGGTGGTTGTATGGAGTAACAGGTAACAAATGAGAGGTAAGCGCCGCTTACTACAACATAGACCTTGAACAACACAGATGAAAAAAATGTTAGGTACAAGCAGATGCCTGTCAAGCCGATTATTGCGAAAAAGTTTGCCAGGCACTTCGGTGTGGATAAATCTCCTTCAGATCCTTCGTCAGGAAAGTGGCCCTTCACGAAAAAATCTGACAGGAGTTGGTCCTTCTGCCTGAACCTCTCTATCATCCATTCGGTTACTTCATCCTCTGATGTGGGGATGTCACAGAGCTGAACAGTTCTGATATGGATGTGGACTTCAGAAGGATCGACACCATATACATTGTCAAGAAAATCTGGCAGTCGATGCTTGTATGCGATTGTGACATCATAAACTGCATGAATCAGCATGTCAGGAGTCAAAATATCAAAACGAGTAAACATTCCTAGCAAAATACACAGCAGTACATAAGAAACAGAAAAGAAGCTTCGAAAATTACAAAGCAGTTCAGAAATCGAAATGTTTCAGGTTTTcagagaattcaagcatatgtggTCCTAGCCTCAAAGGTTCATGTACTACACAGTTTTGGTCAGTATCAATGACAAGATATTTTGGGAATGATATAGTACATACAGGTTTGGCCACTACTAAACTAGACCACAATGAAACTGCACAACAACCATTACTGGCTTGTTTGGTTCGTTTTGTAAGAAACATATGCACCATTTCATTGGTCCTAGCCTCCAAGGTTCATGTACTACACAGTTTTGGTCAGTATCAATGACAAGATATTTTGGGAATGTTAGTACATACAGGTTTGGCCACTACTAAACTGGACCACACTGAAACTGCACAACAACAATTACTGGCTTGTTTGGTTCGTTTTGTAAGAaacattttttagataaaggaataTTTCTTATTCCGACCTCTGCATATTACTATGCACGCAGTCAAccaatattacaaagttcaatGTAAAACCTGGCATACCGAGTGGAACAACAAAAGTAAACATATGCACCATTTCATTGGTCCTAGCCTCCAAGGTTCATGTACTACACAGTTTTGGTCAGTATCAATGACAAGATATTTTGGGAATGCTAGTACATACAGGTTTGGCCACTACTAAACCTGACCACGCTGAAACTGCACAACAACAATTACTTGCTTATTTGGTTCGTTTTGTAAGGTACATATGCAccatttaattaactcatttATAATTAGATTACTAAAACAGTGAAGAATTTTTTTATCCTCTGCCAGGAATTGATAACCCATGTAATTGCTCCATACGATCTATTTAGAAACTTTAAGGGTGCTAAGAAATCCTATACTGTCTTTATGACCTACTCAAGACAAGCAAAGCAATGTCCCGCAAATCGaaaacaaatttcttgaattaaCATTATCCGTGATGAACGCAAGTCCTAAAACTCAAGGATTGGACGATTAACTATACCTATTGTAGGTTTATAGTTATTTGTTCATAAAGATTCTGCTGCAAACAGAAAAAGAAGGAATCCTCTAACAACAGAGTCGCATAATGTCATGCCAACACATGTAGCATGCACACACGTGCACAGAATgagaagggggagggggtgtTCACCTGCATCTAAGGAACTCCTCAACTCTTGCAAACAACAAATGAACCCCTTTGTCTTTGGAAGAAGGACATTTTCTAGCTTAGGCAAACCATGCTCTGAAGCATACTCTTGACTCTTGATGCACTTCTTCTCACTAAGATGGAATCACAAATCAGCAAAAAGGTAAAGGAGGAAGAATCATGCGCATACCATAGAATGACAAGCAATATCTAGACCAATATATAAAAGCAATTTCAAAATGGCAGTACATCAAACAAAGTTTGGTTTGCCGTTTGCCAATCCGTAACTGGAAATTCATAAGATTGAAAATATACATGATTACTATATTTTCCGTTCATCCATGTTGATTGTACAAAATAGATgaaaatgaaaaatgtatttCACAGATAAATATGCCTTACGTATAATCTGTGCCTTCGGGAAAAACTGCCAACCAGATAGGGTCTCTGGGGTTCTTAAATTTTGATAGTTTGTTCTGGATAATTGCTTCATCAATCTCCCATTTCCGTTCTACTGGGATAAACTCAAATATGTGAAATGCCCAGCTAAAAATAGGCAATTTCATCAAGCTGCTCTTAAGGATGTACTTGATATATCCTAAATGCCCTTTCCTCAATGCAAGATTCCACAAGTACATCCAGTCAACCTCGGTCCTGTGATTTGCAAATAACAATACACGCCTTTTTGGAGGCACATTTTCACCAGAGAAAACCACCTTGGTTTTGTTGATCTTCTCAAACAAGAATGGCCATAAAGATAACCACATTCCAAATAGAAAGGAAGTCGCCTTTCGGctgtaatgcacactgaacaACCGTACAATGAAAGTAGTTATAGGGGCTAAGTAAACTATCAATAGGAATGCTGTTGACAGTATTATTGCTACGCATGCTACACCACGGCATTGTCTCATGGGGGTCAATGGACGGTGCTTTGGTCCACTGTTCATAATGGGTCGGCTAACATGATGTACTTCCTTCTTCTCTCCACTGACATGATGCCCTTGGGAACCACATGAACCATTCATCTTTAACGACTAGAACTGAATCTTTAGCGCAATTTGAAATTTCAAAACAGGGCTAAAACCCAGCACTGCTCAGATTATTTATACATCATGTAGGGTAGGAGAAACGAGAACTGCAAAAAATCAACATTATTGATCAGATGTAAGCATACTGTTGCCATATAATACTTAAGAGTTAGCATAATTAACTTGAAAGAAATGTCATCACTTTGATTTGATTCCATCAAAAGCTGGACAATATTGGAAGATGAGCACCAATCCACCACCTATACTATACCCATGTTGTAACATGACATCACTGTCAACCATGCATATCAGTGGGAAAACACACATATTTGCATAGACACACCCAAAATTTCCGACTATCCCGTCTTCTCCATGCCTCTATGCATGAGCATGCACACTCACGTACATGTGGATGAATAAGGTGAGTATCTATCAACTACTGGCAAACTTTTACTCTGACATCAAACTCTCGATTCTCAACAGGATTAGTGGCTTTAGGGCATTCTTGCAAGTTGCGACACTTTATAAGACACAGAAATCATTGTACCGGTTCAACACCTTCCAGCTAAACTCTAGTTCCCATGGATAATCATCAAGCAACAACCACCCACTCTGCTATCACACTGTCAGATCTAAAAACGATTCAGGGCTTTAGAGCATCAGTATGAGCCACAACGCTCCATAAGATACAAAAATTAATGCACAAGACCATCAGCTCGCAGCTAAATTAATTCTACTAACAAGACCGAGATATTCCAAAATGACATGCAACCGTCTATGTCGTATTGCGCAGCATCGTCCCAGCATATGCAAGGACAAATAAAAGATTCCGTTTTCAGGCAACAAGGAATAGATGGATTAGCGCAGATTGGGCTCCCAAACAATCATTCATGTTCATGCAATCCATATATGTTCATAAATAATTGGCGGTTCCCTATGGCTCCACAAATCTATGAACCATAGAATTGCACCAGAAAGCCAATCTGCTTATGAAAAGTACCATCGAGACAATTGCATAAATAATTACCCTCCCCCATTCAAACATAGCAGAAGAACCGCTGTTCCCTGTTTGGCTGTTCTACATGTGTTCAGAATTGACATGTCTACATACGACTAACAGCAAAACTTCAGCCTCTGCAATGCTTATGGTACTCCCTCGTGTGGCGACCCATGGCCAACAGTAGTTCCACCTCCGTATTAGAATCAGAGTAATCAAGCGACTCACGGCGATACACCTAACCTCATCATGCTTGCTTAGTTAGCTCACGGAGCGGAACCAATCGCTTAGCAAACAAACaccgaaaaaaaaagaagcaagcaCCAATCAATAATCCTGGAGACACGAACTCGACCGGGATCCCAGCATCGCCGAATCGTCCTCACAAGACACGGACCTCGAACCTTAAGCGATAGAGACCACCGACTGGCCGCCGCGCAAAGCGTAGGATTGCTTGAAAGAATGAATGAACGAATGGCAACAGGTTGCGGAGATGCAATACCAGGGAGGAATTCGACCGTCGCCGGCAGCGGGCGGAGGGGCCTGGATGCGGTCGGGAATTTCGATGGGATCTGCGGGGTCCTCCCCTCGGCGCGGAGGGGGGGCAGGGGAGCACGAGGGAATCCCGGGTCGCAGCACCACGCGACAGAAACTCGGGGCAGACCGGACCGAGGCCGCGCCCCGGGGGAAGCCGTGTGATCTCGTTCATGGTCCCCTCCACTCCTCTCGCCGTCCCGCGCCCACCGGTGGTCAAGCCTGGATTTTCTTCGGTTGCCACGGCGTTGTCAGAGTTGGGGGCGGGGCGACCTTGCGCGGGGCCGGGTGTCGTGATGGGTGCGAGTTGGGGCTAACTTTTTGACGTTTCTGCGGAAGCGGCCATTCTGTCCGCGTAGAATGGTTTGGTCGTATTTGGCCCAACAAAGTGGTAGTATCTAGCCGTAGGACTTCGGACCCATGATCCTCTTtaaaaaaagacaattatacCAACGAAATCTGTAGTTGCAATTCGACCCATGAAAGTTGCAAAGGGAGTACGAAAACAGTATACTGTCGAATACGGTCTTCCTCCTGTCGATATGCTTCCCGGGTACTATACCTGGTATCGCAATAGTGGCACGAAATAACACGAATTGTTCTCGAGCATGTAAAACtttgagtaaattttataaagttACAAAAAAAAGTTGGCAAACTATGATAAAACAATAGATTTTAAAAGTTGTATTGCACATCTACAGATTTAATACGTcaatgatataaaaaaatacaaattttagAAGTTGTGACATAAATTACATATTTTAGGATGTTGATGTGCCTCAAGAGTCAAAACTAATAGATTCATGCTAAGTATGCAGTTTCACGGTGCAActtttcaaatcttttttttatgctacttatagttttgtgataatttacTAATCTAGCTGTAGTGTTACGAAATTTACTTAAATCTTTTGCGTCAGGCAAGTACTATTACTTTATATAACATTACTTGTATGGAACTTCTATTTCACACAACACCACTTTCCGGCTTTATTCAACCTAATATAATCCTGAAATTGAGTTTGGATTTGGATCGCCATAGGATCCTGAAGGCTCTAGGTTTTCACACAAACATACATGCATAGCATTCTGACACGTGCATTGCTCCGGTTCTGAATAAGATAATACATTTGCAACCACCCGACAGGGTTTAATTTATCACCACATTATAGCCAATTTCTCATGAGTTACAGCAACACATAGTGCATGGATGCGAAGCGGTTTACATAACATCTACAAGACAAAATTTATGCGATTTTGCACATAGGAGGTCAGCAAGGGGAGGGCAACACGACGAAGAGGTCATCAGGGGAGATAGTCCTAGCGGAAATGAGGAGGTCAGCGGGGACCGACTTCAGGTCTGGATCCAGTCTACAACCA includes:
- the LOC133922054 gene encoding probable 1-acyl-sn-glycerol-3-phosphate acyltransferase 5, translating into MNGSCGSQGHHVSGEKKEVHHVSRPIMNSGPKHRPLTPMRQCRGVACVAIILSTAFLLIVYLAPITTFIVRLFSVHYSRKATSFLFGMWLSLWPFLFEKINKTKVVFSGENVPPKRRVLLFANHRTEVDWMYLWNLALRKGHLGYIKYILKSSLMKLPIFSWAFHIFEFIPVERKWEIDEAIIQNKLSKFKNPRDPIWLAVFPEGTDYTEKKCIKSQEYASEHGLPKLENVLLPKTKGFICCLQELRSSLDAVYDVTIAYKHRLPDFLDNVYGVDPSEVHIHIRTVQLCDIPTSEDEVTEWMIERFRQKDQLLSDFFVKGHFPDEGSEGDLSTPKCLANFFAIIGLTGICLYLTFFSSVLFKVYVVVSGAYLSFVTCYSIQPPQLIGSQEGDLHAKKAL